From a single Callithrix jacchus isolate 240 chromosome 5, calJac240_pri, whole genome shotgun sequence genomic region:
- the CST5 gene encoding cystatin-D: MLLCSQGTPSPCSVSQQTMAWPLNTPLLLLTALMMTLAGSASAQSGMTLLGGIHAADLSDKSVQRALNFAISEYNKDSKDEYYSRPRQVMAAQKQIVGGVNYFFNVKFARTTCTKSQPNLDNCPFNDQPELKEEDFCSFQIYEVPWEDKISMVNYKCRKV; the protein is encoded by the exons atGCTTCTTTGCTCTCAGGGAACTCCATCTccttgctctgtgtcccagcaGACCATGGCCTGGCCCCTGAACACCCCACTGCTGCTGCTGACTGCCTTGATGATGACTCTGGCTGGGAGTGCCTCAGCCCAATCTGGGATGACCCTGTTAGGTGGCATCCATGCAGCAGACCTCAGTGACAAAAGTGTACAGCGTGCCCTGAACTTTGCCATCAGCGAATACAACAAGGACAGTAAGGATGAGTACTACAGCCGCCCCCGGCAGGTGATGGCTGCCCAAAAGCAG ATCGTGGGTGGGGTGAACTATTTCTTCAATGTGAAGTTCGCTAGAACCACATGCACCAAGTCCCAGCCCAACTTGGACAACTGTCCCTTCAATGACCAGCCGGAACTGAAAGAG GAGGATTTCTGCTCTTTCCAGATCTACGAAGTTCCTTGGGAGGATAAAATTTCCATGGTGAACTACAAGTGCCGAAAAGTCTAG